In the genome of Cryptomeria japonica chromosome 8, Sugi_1.0, whole genome shotgun sequence, one region contains:
- the LOC131032312 gene encoding abscisic acid 8'-hydroxylase CYP707A2, which translates to MVLLVSAILLILVVCILIKLWYHPLLVDLGARRLPPGSMGWPYIGETLQLYSQNPNIFFSDKQKRYGDVVKTHILGCPCVMIASPEATKFVLVKNAHLFKPTFPSSKERLLGRNALFFQQGEFHARLRKAVQSSLLPQAIRSIVADIDETAQAILKMWEGQTVITFQEMKKYAFEVGIFSIFGPLNPAYKEDLKKQYRILEEGYNSLAVNLPGTPFNKSLKAREKLGEIVSKIITERRSMNVPQKHLLQSLLAYREETGEGLNEEQITDNVIGVFFAAQDTIASILTWLVKFLAEYPEILDAVTAEQEDIQRSKTNKEDFLTMEDIKKMPVTTRVIQETLRVATVLSFTFREAVEDVEYKGFTIPKGWKVMPLFRNVHHNPEFFPDPQQFNPSRFLVPPKPNTFMPFGNGVHSCPGQQLAYTEILILIHRLTIEYRWKEAGTENGIEYSPFPIPKQGFPIKVVRKCTEDRSQSKY; encoded by the exons ATGGTATTGCTTGTGTCAGCAATTCTGTTAATTCTGGTAGTGTGTATATTGATAAAACTATGGTATCATCCGCTACTAGTGGATCTGGGAGCAAGAAGATTGCCACCAGGTTCTATGGGATGGCCATATATTGGAGAAACATTGCAGCTATACTCTCAGAATCCAAACATCTTTTTCTCTGATAAACAGAAGAG GTATGGAGATGTAGTAAAAACACATATTCTAGGATGCCCTTGCGTTATGATAGCAAGCCCAGAGGCTACAAAATTTGTGTTGGTGAAAAATGCTCACCTTTTCAAGCCCACGTTTCCATCGAGCAAGGAGCGCCTGCTTGGTCGGAATGCTCTGTTTTTCCAGCAAGGGGAATTTCATGCACGCCTCAGAAAAGCTGTGCAGTCTTCATTGCTTCCTCAGGCCATTCGTAGCATTGTTGCAGATATAGACGAAACAGCCCAAGCTATCTTGAAGATGTGGGAGGGACAGACTGTAATTACATTCCAGGAGATGAAAAAG TATGCGTTTGAAGTGGGAATTTTTTCCATTTTCGGTCCCTTGAATCCTGCCTACAAAGAAGATCTGAAGAAACAGTATCGCATTCTTGAAGAGGGCTACAATTCATTGGCTGTCAATCTTCCTGGAACTCCTTTCAATAAATCCCTTAAA GCGAGGGAGAAGCTCGGCGAAATAGTGAGTAAGATAATTACAGAAAGACGAAGCATGAATGTTCCGCAAAAGCATCTGCTACAGTCATTATTGGCGTACAGAGAAGAAACAGGGGAAGGTCTGAACGAGGAGCAAATTACTGATAACGTAATTGGCGTATTTTTTGCAGCGCAGGATACAATAGCTTCTATCTTGACATGGCTTGTTAAATTCCTCGCTGAATATCCCGAGATTCTGGATGCTGTCACG GCCGAGCAAGAGGACATTCAACGAAGCAAGACAAACAAGGAGGATTTCTTGACAATGGAAGATATCAAGAAAATGCCGGTGACAACAAGG GTTATTCAGGAAACTTTGAGGGTAGCAACAGTGTTGTCCTTCACATTCAGGGAAGCAGTCGAAGATGTTGAGTATAAAG GTTTCACCATTCCCAAGGGCTGGAAAGTAATGCCGCTCTTCAGAAATGTACATCATAATCCGGAATTCTTCCCGGATCCTCAACAATTTAACCCTTCCAGATTCCTA GTGCCGCCAAAGCCAAATACTTTCATGCCGTTCGGGAACGGAGTCCATTCGTGCCCTGGGCAGCAACTGGCATACACAGAGATCCTTATCTTAATCCACCGTCTTACGATCGAGTACAG GTGGAAAGAAGCCGGTACTGAGAATGGGATCGAATATAGCCCCTTCCCCATACCGAAACAAGGATTTCCAATAAAGGTAGTCCGTAAATGTACAGAAGACCGCAGCCAAAGCAAATATTGA